GTACGGACATCGCTTCAGACAAAAAAGCCTCGACCGTCTCGTGAGCGAAACGGTCTATGTCAGGGATCGATTTCACGTCACAAACATCTACTTCATGGACCTTGAATTTGCCCTCAACCGGGGTTTCGTCCGGTCATTCTGCCGGGCCCTCATCCGGCACAACCTGGGCATCCGGTGGTGCTGCCAGACGCGGGTGACCGATGTGGACGACGATCTCTTAAAATTGATGAGACAGGCCGGATGTCGCCTCATTCATTTCGGCGTGGAGGCAGGGAGTCCCCGCATCCTCAGCCGGACCGGAAAGGGGATCCGGGTATCGGACTGCCTAAAGGCCGTTTCGCTGGCCCGCAAGAACAGGATACGGACCGCCCTCTTCATGAATTTCGGGTTCCCGGACGAGACCCCGACCGACATGGCGTCCACCACCCGTCTGGCTGTACGGCTCGATCCCGATTATGTCGCCTTTCATCTGATCGTCCCCTTTCCAGGAACCCGGCTCGCCGAGCAGATCCAGCTCGATCCTGAGACCTTTCCCGCCCATCTCTACCCCCATTACAACTTTGTCCATCACGACCTCCGGACATTGAAATCCGTGCTGAGAAGGGCCTATCTGCGGTTTTATCTCCGGCCGTCCTATCTGATACGGTCCATAAAGGATCATACCCTCCCCGGATTCGATCAGGGGAGGCTGTTTCTGAGGCTGTTGAAGGGATGACCCATACCTGGCACATACGGGACTATCGGGATGGGGACGAGGAACAGATCCTGGACCTTCGCCGACGCGTCTTCGGCGACCTGGATCCTGTCCGGCTCATGCCCGAGACTTGGCGCTGGCAGTTTCGCGATAATCCTTCGGGCGAGGCCCTCTGGGCCCTGGCCCAAGACCACGATCGGATCGTGGGCCAGTACGCCGTGATCCCCACCCGCTTTTCCGTTCAGGGCAACGAGACCCGGTTCGCCCTCTCCTGCGATACCATGATCGATCCCGGCTATCGAAGGCAGGGGCTCTTTATTGCCCTGGCCCGGAAGACCTACCAGCGGTTGGCATCGGAAAGGGACATCACCACGGTCTGGGGCTTTCCCAACGAGGCGTCCCTCCCCGGATTCACCCGGCATCTTGACTGGCGCCTCCTCACGGTCTTTCCCCTGCGGATTATACCCTTGAGGCCCCTGACCATGCTGCGGATGCGCCTTGGCCTGAAAAAAGACCCCGGCAACACGCCCGCAGGACGGGAGGGTGGCGCTGATGCAACGGTCTCTGCGAATATTGCCGGCCTCCGGGTGGAACCTGTGACCCGATTTGACAAGGAATACGACGACCTTTGGAACCGGCGCAAAAACCCGGCCCCCGTCATCCAGATCCGCGATGCCGCCTATCTTAACTGGCGTTACGCGGACATCCCTGACTTCGGCTACCGGCCCTTTGCCGTCCGGTCCGGCGGGAGGCTCCTGGGCTATATGGTCATCCGTACCCTGACGCTCATGGGGCATTTTTTCGGGGTCCTGACCGATCTGTTTCCATTCCCGATCCGGGACACCCTCACCACCCAACAGCTTTTTCGCTTTGCCGGGGGCTACATTAAGGCCGAGGGGGGGGAATTCATGACCTGTCTCATGTCCCAGGCAGATCCCGCCTTCCTAAAGGACGCGGGGCTGAGAACGGTCCCGGCCATTCTGAACCCAAGAAAATGGCATTTGGGGGCCCGGTATGCGGACCGGGACCACGCCGTGCTGGGGTCCGCCCATAACTGGCATCTCACCTACGGGGACACGGATATTGTGTAGGCGCAAGAAGCAGGGGGCAGGGAGCAGGGAGCAGGGGGCGGGGAGCAGGGGGCGGGCGGCAATTTGTTGAGCCGGCAGTCGCGAATATGAACTTATCGGCCATCAGCCATGAACCAGCATCACTCTTCATTCTTCACTTGCCCTTCTTCAATCCCCCCAGCCACAACCGAAAGAGGTTCCCGAACTTATAGAACCCCTCGTGGATCAGGTTGAACCGGCTTCCGCGCAGGTCCGTACACGCGACCGGTATCTCCCTGAGCCGCTTTTTATCGCGGCTTGCCCAATACACCAGTTGGACCACATAAAAGGTCTGATCGTCCAGATGGGGAAGATATCTCTGCACCAGGGCCTTGTGATACCCTTTTGCGGCGATGGAATAGTCGTTGGCATGGATCCGCAGCAGGATCCCGGCCAGCCGGATAAAGGAGATGCTGGCCAGCCTGCGGATCCATGCCCGTCGCTGGCTTCCGGTGATCTTGGACCCGATGACCATGTCCACCTCGTCGAGGAGGCGGCACGCCTCTCCAATAAAGCCCAGATGGATGGAAAGATCCATGTCCACGGTGACGATCCGATCATACCGGCTGATCCTTATCCCTTCCTTGAAGGCCCTCCCCACCCCCTTTTGGGGAAGATGAAAGAAGCGGACCCGGGGATAGGTACGGCACAGCGCCTCAGCCATAGGGACGGTGCGGTCCGTGGAACCGTTGCTCCCGAGGATGATCTCATAGGGCCGTCCCAGTGACTCGAGGTATGCGCAGAGCCGCTTTGTGTGCGACACCAGGAGTGTCTCCTCATTCAATACCGGTACAAACACCGTCACACCCTCTCCATCCGTCATCGCGTCTGAATCTCCTTGAGCCGGTCTCCGGCGAATTGCGCCCAGATCTCATCCGGGAATTCCCGTACTGTCCTTGAAAACCATTCCCGGGCCTCCGGTATCCGGCCCAGGTTCAGATAACAGATGCCCACATGATAAAAGGCCTCTCCGGCCCGTCCGGTCTCCGGATATTCCCTGAGAAGCCATATCAATTCGCGGATCGTATCCTCCCACTTCCCTTCCCTGAAGGAACACATGGCCAGGTGATAGGCGGCCTGATCCACGATCAGGGTCTGGGGAAACCGGTCCAGCACCTCTCTGAAATGATCCCTGGCCGTGCTGAAATCCTCCTCGGTGAACGCCTGGATACCCTTATTATGGGAGATCACGGGAAATTCAGGGGACAGCCGGACCAGATAGAACCCGGCCCCCAGGCATGCGATCCCCATCAGGACAAGGACCCCTTTCAGGCACCACCGGTCAAACCACGCAGAGATACGGTTCTCCATGCGCGACAGGTCCCAATACTTCAAAATTTTATCTCCGTGGCTCCGTGGCTCTGTGTGAGAGATCCTTCGAAGGAGGATATACAGGACCGCCAGAAGGGTCATGGCCACGCCCGCATAGTCGGGCCATGTCCGGCCGTAATAGAGCCTGACCTTTGATGATTCCGGGTATATGAGCATGAATGCCGGGGAAGCCAGATAGATGGTATCGGCGCCCTCCACCTGCCAGTTGGGATGGTACGATATCTTGATGAGGAGCGGTTTCCCCGGCACAGCCCCTTTTATGACGATCTCCTCCTCCCTGACGATCTCCTTCACCATGCCGCCCCCCGATATCGGTTCCTTCGGGAGGTCCCGAATATCCAGGGCCCCCGCCGCCACGCTGTGAAATCTCTCAAGATCCCTTCCATCGGGCCCCTCCCGAAAGACCAGCGGCACATCCAGGTCCCCCAGCCGGAACCATCGATAAGAGATCCTTCTCCAGTCGCCCCCGCTCACCAGGACCGGCCGGAACCCGACCGGCGTTACATAGGCCCTGGCCCCGGTCTTGAGGGCATAGACTTCATACGGACCGGCCCCGTATTCAAAACGAAATTCCGGAGAGGCCCGCAGTGCCTTCTTTGTTTCGGGCTCCGCGGCAATGAATTCCCGGACATTGAAAAGTCTCAGGTGCGCGATCCCCTTTTCCAGATTGAAACGGGAATAGGAGTAATCGGGTATGGGTGTGGAGGCCTTCTGGGAGATCTCGGATTGGAGATAAAAGATGAAGGGGACCGAGAGGCTCCCCTGGATGTACACCCCCTCCAGGGTGGATCGACCGGAAAAAAGCGGGAGCGATTCAAAGGCCCTGACCGTGCCGGCCCCCTGGTGGATCATGCTGTGTTCATAGACCACCCTGGGATCATCAGGAGTCCCCTTCAGAAACCGGTTGACCGATAGGAACGGTTCGTACAATCGTCGGCTCTCCACCCCTGTATAGTTGGAACGGATCCAGTTGTGGATGAAGGTCTCCCGGTCATCCACCCACACAAAGGTCAGCACCACGGTCATAAGGACCGCCAGGACCGCAGCCTTTCGATGGGGGGCGATCCAATAGAAGATCATGGCACCGGCCGTCACCAGAAAAAACTGGAGAAAGGGGAGAAAGCGGATGTCAACGACCCCGATCCGGTATCCGATGAAATAGAGGGCCACCCCGCACAGGGCGGAAAACCAGACATAGGCCCAGGGTCGGAGGGCCACGGCCCCCGGCGACCGTACCTTTCTGATAACGGCCCGGATTCCTCCCGCAACAGCCAGACCCATAAAGGGATAAAGGATTACCGGAAAGATTTCTCTCCCGATCTGTTTCAGGTCGAAAAAAATCCAGAGGATGCTGAAACGGGTGGTATACGGCAAGAAAAGAATGAGCGGGATGAGCCAGAATGCCATCAGGAAAAAGGCCAGGACATGGATATGAAGGAGGGTCTTCAGGTTGCGGGCCATGTCCTTCCCGGTGAACAGGAAAAAGGCAGAGGCAAACACGGCAAACAGAAGGGTATATCCATGGCACATGCCCACCATGGCCAGCAGAATGGCGCAGGTCATCCGGCCTTTCTGCGCAGTCACCGCCCGGTACGCCAGACCCAGCCACAGGATGGCCAGCGCGAATCCGAGGCTGTAGCAAAAGGTGCCGGCAAGGGTGCTGGGGATGTTACCCCCCCACATGGAGTTCCCTTCCATAAAGAGGAAGGGGAGGGTGAACACCGCCCCCATCACCGGAACCGGGAAGGGGTGTCTCAACAGGCGAAAGTAGAGATAGGTGCAGATGGGAAGGAGAAAGGTCCCTAAGACCGTGACAATCTTGAAGGCGATCTCCATCGGGATGACCCCGGACAGGAGGGCCATCAGGAGAAACGGGAGGGGAAAATAGTTCTGCAGTATGGGAAACCCGCCCAGGTTTCCCTGGCACCATCCGGATATCTTTCCATGGGGGAGGAGATAATTTTTCAGATACTCGGCCGTATAATAGTGGGATGCGGTGTCCCCTCCGGTGGTGATGGTCTCTGAAAAGAGGAGACGGGGCTCAAAATAGCAGAGGAGAAAGGCCGCGATCGCGGTGAGAACAACCAGATCCGTTATCCAAAGGGCGTGCTTCCGCAGCCCTGAAAATGCCTCCCCCCGAATCACATTCAAGACCTCTGATCCGTCCGGTCCGCGTTCTTGGATTCGAGGAAGCAGATCATGTCATCCACATATTCAGGGCTGAAGTGGTTCCCCCGGTGACGGCGCAGGGCCCTGGGCAGGCACCGCAGAAAGGCGGCTACCACCTCCGGATCGAAGTGGGTTCCGCTGTCCGCCTCCAGGATATGGATCACCTTACGGGACGGCATTCCTTCAAACCCCATCATTCCACCGTCCATGTATTTGGGATAGTCCCGGCGGGAGGTCAGTGCGTCAAACACATCGACCACTGCCAGGATCTTCGAACCGATGGGGAGATCTTTGCCGGTCAACCCATAGGGGTAGCCATGGCCATCCATTCTCTCGTGGTGATAGGCGGCCACCACCGGGACCTGTCGAAGGCGTCTGGGAAAGTGAAAGGTTTCGAGGATGGAACGCGTCTTGGCCGGGTGGTCGTTCATCTCGGCCCGCTCCTCCGGGGTAAAAGGACCGTCCTTGAGAAGGATACTGTCATGTATGCCGATCTTCCCGATATCGTGCAGGAGCCCCGCGTATCTGATCACCATCTGCTCATCTTCGCTGAGATTCATCTCCTCGGCGACCAGGAGGGCATACTCGGTCACCCGTTGCGAATGACCTGCAGTAAGGGGATGCCTGGCGTCCACGGTTGCCGCCAGGGTTTCCATGGCCCCCTCAAAAGAGGCCTCCAATTCCTCCATGAGAAAGGAGTTCTCGAGGGCGATGCCTGCGGACGAGGCGAGGGACATCAACAAATCAGTATCGTTCTCGTCAAAGCCTTCCTTGCCGATCTTATTGATCACCTGAATTACCGCGATCCGTTCTCCTGAGTGGTTGGTGATCGGGGCGCAAAGCACCGACCGGGTGCGGAAGTTGTTCTTGAGGTCAAAGCTCCGGTCGAAGTAGGGAAGTTCCCAGGCGTCCACCACATTGATGATCTCGCCGGTCTCAGCGACCCTCCCGCTGATCCCATGACCCATCGGGAGGCGGATCTCATCCACCTTCTCGGCCACCGTGGTGCAGACCTCTCCCTCTTCCCGGCCGATGACATAGAGGCTGGTCCGTTCGGCCCCCATCACATCGGTAACCTTGCTGATAATCAGAGGGAACAGCCGATCAAAATCGAGTTCCGAACTGAGGTCCTTGGCCACACCGAGCACAGTGGACAGTGTTTTGTTGAGGCGGACCTGTTCCTTCAGGAGATGCACGTTTTCATCGGCCAGGCGCCATTCCTTCAAAATCCGGACCAGCTTGGTCTTCAGCTCCTCGCGGGTAAACGGCTTGATAACCAAATCCTGAGCCCCGGCCGCCATCACCTCATCATAGGAGTATTCGCCGTCATAACCGGTAAGTATGATAAAGGGGATATCCGTCCGGATCTTCCGGGCCTCGGTCATGACCTTCAGCCCATCCATCCCCGGCATGCGGATATCGCAGAGGACAATGTCAAAAGGTTGTCTCCGGATAAGGTCCAGGGCCTCGAAACCGTCCACCGCCTCCTCACAGGGGTAGCCGAGGGCTCCGAGCGCCTCGGTGATAAGCTTCCGGACCTCAGGGACATCGTCCACCACCAGGATTGCCCCCTTGCCCGTACCCGTCATATCCGCCATGAACAGCCTCCCCTGAAGATACCCGAAAACGTTGCGCCATTCATACTCTCTATTACGCGAACTCAATAATCGTTTCAATTTAAAAATTGAGCCGTTGCGGATCAGATGCTATAGTGTGCAAGCCTCGGGGGAGTTCTTTTGGGTTGTTGGGTTAATTCCCGGATTTCCCCGTGAGAAACGGCATCTTTAAATCCCTGCGTCTTTGCGCCCTTGCGCGAGGCCTCCAATAGAGGATGGCATGGTCAAAAAAGCGTTCTTCTCGCTCATGGTCGGCCTGTCGACCTTTTTCCTGATCCACTTCATCTCCACCCAGACCACCTTTTTCATCAGTATGGAGCGCAGCCTCCTGGATGGATTCTATTACATGCGGGAGCCGGGCGTCAACAGTCACAACCGCCTGGTTTCCAAACGGGCGGTCCTCTTGGGCTACGACGAGGCGTCCCTGGCCGCCATGGGCAAGTGGCCGTGGAGCCGGTATGTCCATGCGCGCTTTCTGGATAAGATCGAGCGATTCTCTCCCGAGAGCGTGATGTTTGATATCATGTTCATCAAGCCCGAGTCCATGCCTGAGTTTCTGTCGGAAAAGGCGGATCTCGACTTAGACACCCGCTGGGAGGTGGAAGCGGCCTTTTTAAGGATGGACCATGAATTTACAAAGGCCCTTAAAAGGTACCCCAACGTCTATATCGATCTCCAGCTGGTCGAAACCCCTCGGCCCGACCTCCCGGAAGAGTATCAGAGTCGCATCCTGTTCAACGAATCGATCATCCGGCAGTACTCCCAGCCTGTCCGGGACAACCAGAGCCTTATTACATTTCATTCCCTCGAACCGATCATCGACGATTTTGTGGAAAACGCTCATCCGGCGGTCATCAATGTGTTGCAGGACGACGACGGTGTGATCCGGTATTTCCCCCTCTATTACACCTATCAGATGATGGATGGCGCCAGACGAAATCTCTTTACCATTGTCCTCTCCCTTCTCCAGCGATACTATGACGTCAAACCGGAGGACATTATCATCGCTCCTGAGAAGGTTATCCTCACATCCGCCAAGGTACCGGTTCTCGACAGGAATACAGGCCAGGAAAGGGTTTCCGTCCATGATTTTAGAGATATCGCCCAGCGCATCCGCAATCCGGGGCCGCCTGAAGGATATCGTTACAATAGGAATCTCTACCACTTCCTGGTGAACCAGGCGAGGCTCGATCCCCTCAATGAGGAAAGGCTTCCCTATTTCCCCCTGCGAGTGCTCAGAGAGGGCAATAACCGCCTGGAAATCCTGGACGGTTGGGAGATCTACGATGCGGCGCAGCATCTCGGCTCAAAAAGGATAGACCTCATCTTCCATGACCTCAAAGATATGGAGATCGAGACGCCGGTCAGCGGCCTGTTCCGCATCAATTACGCCGGCACGGAAAAGCGCTTTTATCTCGATCCGGATACGGGCAAACCCCAGATCCACACCACCTACCCGACCGGCAGCTATGTGGATATCTATGCCCTGCCCCCCCTCCCCGATATCCCGGCCCTCACCCCTTCCGGCGCCATCGAGGCGGGATACGACACAGGGTCCCTTGAAACATGGTTCCGCGCCCTGTGCGAACAGAAGACCTACGACATCTACCGGATGGCCCGGGAAGAACTGGAAGGCCAAGACGAAGACGAGGCCCGGCTGCAGGCGTACATGAACCGCCATCCTGGGCTGGGGAAGTTTTTTTTCTACTATCTCTTCTTTGAAAACGTCGATGCCGGGCCCGGCACGCTCAAAAGCCTTATCGAGATCTATCCGGCCTTTGGTAAAGAGGTGGGCCAGGACCCGGCCCATTTCCTCAGCGAAAAAGAAATCACTCTCGCCCTCACCGAAGCATACCGAAAACAGTTTGACAGGTACTACAACAAATTCATCTTCACCGGGGCCAACGCCACCGGGCTCGGCGACGTCCGCCAGACCCCCTATGGCGCCATGACCGGCGTCAACGTCATCATGAACGCCTTCAGCACGGTGGTCACCCAAAACCCCCTCCGGGCATCATCGGACATCCCGCACCTCGATGTTCTCCTTCTTCTCAGCATGTGCCTGTTATGCAGCCTCCTTTACGGGCTCATCAATATCCGGATCAGCGCGGGGCTTTTCGTCCTCCTCTTCTTAGGGACCCTCATAACGGCCCTGGCCCTTTTCTGGTCCCAATCTCTCTTCCTCCATACAACGCCCCTCCTCTTTTCCAACGCGGTCATCTTTGTGAGCATCGTCGTGTATAAAGTCCTGACCGAGGAAAAAGACAAGAAATTCCTCAAGACCACCTTTTCGAGCTATCTGGCCCCCGAACTCATCGACGAGATGTACCGGAGCAAAACCATCCCCACCCTGGGCGGGGAGGCCCGGCCCGTCACCGCCTTCTTCACCGACATCCAGGGCTTTTCCACCTTTTCGGAAAAACTCACCGCCCACCAACTGGTAGAGCTCCTCAACGAGTACCTGTCGGCCATGACGGACATCCTCATCAGCCAGAAGGGGACCCTGGACAAGTACGAAGGGGATGCCATCATCGCCTTTTTCGGGGCCCCCATGGAGATCCCGGATCATCCCCTGAGGGCCTGCCGGGTGGCCGTGGCCATGCAGCAGACGCTCCTCCATCTGTGCGAAAAGTGGCGCAATGAAAAGCAAGGTCCCGGCGAGCCCGATCCCAACACCCAGGGCTTTCCTCCGGAGGAATGGACCCCCGGAGACAAATGGCCCGGGATCGTCCACCGGATGCGGATGCGGATCGGCATCAATACCGGGGAGATCGTGGTGGGCAACATGGGGAGCGCCATGCGCATGAACTATACCATGATGGGCGACCCGGTCAATCTGGCCGCCCGCCTGGAATCCGCCGGAAAACAGTACGGGGTATACACCCTGGTCAGCGAAAACACACTGGCCTTTGAATACATGGATGAAAATAGCGAGCACATCAGGGTCCGGGATATGGTGGAGACGCGCTTTATCGACACCATTGCCGTGGTGGGCAAGACCGAACCGATCCGGGTCTATGAGCTAT
Above is a genomic segment from Deltaproteobacteria bacterium containing:
- a CDS encoding B12-binding domain-containing radical SAM protein; this encodes MTHPETILLINPDWTGIQTQKQPQFKRIWQPLDLAIAAAMLEQEGYSVRILDNNIEHLSPQAIGRRADQCQKVFVTSTPYDRWQCPALDIGFFFRTIERIPRERLYIMGAHVTERPEAVLRQSRARLAILGEPEQTVLELARQDGSPDIPSGIPGIAWLEGDRLVCSAPRGFIHDLDRLPYPAYHLLNMDRYHYAFLGGNFAILEGSRGCPHRCSFCYLGMYGHRFRQKSLDRLVSETVYVRDRFHVTNIYFMDLEFALNRGFVRSFCRALIRHNLGIRWCCQTRVTDVDDDLLKLMRQAGCRLIHFGVEAGSPRILSRTGKGIRVSDCLKAVSLARKNRIRTALFMNFGFPDETPTDMASTTRLAVRLDPDYVAFHLIVPFPGTRLAEQIQLDPETFPAHLYPHYNFVHHDLRTLKSVLRRAYLRFYLRPSYLIRSIKDHTLPGFDQGRLFLRLLKG
- a CDS encoding GNAT family N-acetyltransferase, with the protein product MTHTWHIRDYRDGDEEQILDLRRRVFGDLDPVRLMPETWRWQFRDNPSGEALWALAQDHDRIVGQYAVIPTRFSVQGNETRFALSCDTMIDPGYRRQGLFIALARKTYQRLASERDITTVWGFPNEASLPGFTRHLDWRLLTVFPLRIIPLRPLTMLRMRLGLKKDPGNTPAGREGGADATVSANIAGLRVEPVTRFDKEYDDLWNRRKNPAPVIQIRDAAYLNWRYADIPDFGYRPFAVRSGGRLLGYMVIRTLTLMGHFFGVLTDLFPFPIRDTLTTQQLFRFAGGYIKAEGGEFMTCLMSQADPAFLKDAGLRTVPAILNPRKWHLGARYADRDHAVLGSAHNWHLTYGDTDIV
- a CDS encoding glycosyltransferase family 2 protein — encoded protein: MTDGEGVTVFVPVLNEETLLVSHTKRLCAYLESLGRPYEIILGSNGSTDRTVPMAEALCRTYPRVRFFHLPQKGVGRAFKEGIRISRYDRIVTVDMDLSIHLGFIGEACRLLDEVDMVIGSKITGSQRRAWIRRLASISFIRLAGILLRIHANDYSIAAKGYHKALVQRYLPHLDDQTFYVVQLVYWASRDKKRLREIPVACTDLRGSRFNLIHEGFYKFGNLFRLWLGGLKKGK
- a CDS encoding tetratricopeptide repeat protein, with the translated sequence MNVIRGEAFSGLRKHALWITDLVVLTAIAAFLLCYFEPRLLFSETITTGGDTASHYYTAEYLKNYLLPHGKISGWCQGNLGGFPILQNYFPLPFLLMALLSGVIPMEIAFKIVTVLGTFLLPICTYLYFRLLRHPFPVPVMGAVFTLPFLFMEGNSMWGGNIPSTLAGTFCYSLGFALAILWLGLAYRAVTAQKGRMTCAILLAMVGMCHGYTLLFAVFASAFFLFTGKDMARNLKTLLHIHVLAFFLMAFWLIPLILFLPYTTRFSILWIFFDLKQIGREIFPVILYPFMGLAVAGGIRAVIRKVRSPGAVALRPWAYVWFSALCGVALYFIGYRIGVVDIRFLPFLQFFLVTAGAMIFYWIAPHRKAAVLAVLMTVVLTFVWVDDRETFIHNWIRSNYTGVESRRLYEPFLSVNRFLKGTPDDPRVVYEHSMIHQGAGTVRAFESLPLFSGRSTLEGVYIQGSLSVPFIFYLQSEISQKASTPIPDYSYSRFNLEKGIAHLRLFNVREFIAAEPETKKALRASPEFRFEYGAGPYEVYALKTGARAYVTPVGFRPVLVSGGDWRRISYRWFRLGDLDVPLVFREGPDGRDLERFHSVAAGALDIRDLPKEPISGGGMVKEIVREEEIVIKGAVPGKPLLIKISYHPNWQVEGADTIYLASPAFMLIYPESSKVRLYYGRTWPDYAGVAMTLLAVLYILLRRISHTEPRSHGDKILKYWDLSRMENRISAWFDRWCLKGVLVLMGIACLGAGFYLVRLSPEFPVISHNKGIQAFTEEDFSTARDHFREVLDRFPQTLIVDQAAYHLAMCSFREGKWEDTIRELIWLLREYPETGRAGEAFYHVGICYLNLGRIPEAREWFSRTVREFPDEIWAQFAGDRLKEIQTR
- a CDS encoding response regulator — encoded protein: MADMTGTGKGAILVVDDVPEVRKLITEALGALGYPCEEAVDGFEALDLIRRQPFDIVLCDIRMPGMDGLKVMTEARKIRTDIPFIILTGYDGEYSYDEVMAAGAQDLVIKPFTREELKTKLVRILKEWRLADENVHLLKEQVRLNKTLSTVLGVAKDLSSELDFDRLFPLIISKVTDVMGAERTSLYVIGREEGEVCTTVAEKVDEIRLPMGHGISGRVAETGEIINVVDAWELPYFDRSFDLKNNFRTRSVLCAPITNHSGERIAVIQVINKIGKEGFDENDTDLLMSLASSAGIALENSFLMEELEASFEGAMETLAATVDARHPLTAGHSQRVTEYALLVAEEMNLSEDEQMVIRYAGLLHDIGKIGIHDSILLKDGPFTPEERAEMNDHPAKTRSILETFHFPRRLRQVPVVAAYHHERMDGHGYPYGLTGKDLPIGSKILAVVDVFDALTSRRDYPKYMDGGMMGFEGMPSRKVIHILEADSGTHFDPEVVAAFLRCLPRALRRHRGNHFSPEYVDDMICFLESKNADRTDQRS
- a CDS encoding adenylate/guanylate cyclase domain-containing protein codes for the protein MTGVNVIMNAFSTVVTQNPLRASSDIPHLDVLLLLSMCLLCSLLYGLINIRISAGLFVLLFLGTLITALALFWSQSLFLHTTPLLFSNAVIFVSIVVYKVLTEEKDKKFLKTTFSSYLAPELIDEMYRSKTIPTLGGEARPVTAFFTDIQGFSTFSEKLTAHQLVELLNEYLSAMTDILISQKGTLDKYEGDAIIAFFGAPMEIPDHPLRACRVAVAMQQTLLHLCEKWRNEKQGPGEPDPNTQGFPPEEWTPGDKWPGIVHRMRMRIGINTGEIVVGNMGSAMRMNYTMMGDPVNLAARLESAGKQYGVYTLVSENTLAFEYMDENSEHIRVRDMVETRFIDTIAVVGKTEPIRVYELWAMKGELDPAEQELARIFEKGIQHYLKMEWDPAIAIFSESLKLERFPDADITPSGVYIQRCRMFKENPPTGPGQAWDGVFRLSTK